In a genomic window of Lycium ferocissimum isolate CSIRO_LF1 chromosome 9, AGI_CSIRO_Lferr_CH_V1, whole genome shotgun sequence:
- the LOC132029964 gene encoding protein MOS2: MKLSFSLSSKPSSNLRNQQPSSSRSFSANNPQNSSNPIEKEYVTEFDPSKAPSSSTKQTLIIPPKQNEWRPIKRMKNLDLPDSTATDQPLQFEIDNGGATAEPTVDGISYGLNVRQSENPNPNPNANSKQLIDPMLRQFKEDLKRLPDHNGIDEYTDMPVEGYGAALLKGYGWVEGRGIGRNAKEDVKVVEYKKWSAKEGIGFVPEVPKKKGEKCSVKVDNVEKKDRENGSTGLYVGKEVRVVRGKEMGLKGVVLEVKSGGDLVVLKVAKRDGEVKVKVRDVADLGSVEEERCLKKLKELKIREEKSNLDDRRSRGEGTIERKKESKRSRDERSDDKVSWLASHIRVRIISKDLKRGRLYLKKGEIMDVVGPTCCDLCMDETRELIQGVDQDLLETALPKRGGPVLVLYGRHKGVYGHLVEKDSENETGIVRDGDTKELLKVRLEQIAEYLGDPSYIGY; encoded by the coding sequence ATGAAGCTCTCGTTTTCCCTCTCTTCAAAACCATCTTCCAACCTCAGAAACCAGCAACCCTCTTCTTCTAGATCATTCTCCGCCAACAATCCCCAAAATTCCTCAAACCCTATCGAAAAAGAATACGTCACCGAATTCGACCCTTCAAAAGCCCCTTCATCTTCCACTAAACAAACACTCATAATCCCTCCTAAACAAAACGAATGGCGCCCCATCAAACGGATGAAAAATCTCGACTTACCAGATTCAACGGCCACAGATCAACCACTCCAATTCGAAATTGACAACGGCGGCGCTACTGCCGAACCAACTGTAGATGGTATCTCTTACGGCCTCAATGTTCGCCAATCCGAAAACCCTAACCCTAACCCGAATGCGAATTCGAAGCAGTTGATTGATCCGATGTTGCGTCAATTTAAGGAGGATTTGAAGAGGTTACCTGATCATAATGGGATTGATGAGTATACTGATATGCCTGTTGAGGGATACGGTGCTGCTTTGTTGAAGGGTTATGGGTGGGTTGAAGGTAGAGGGATTGGTAGGAACGCCAAAGAGGATGTTAAAGTTGTTGAGTATAAAAAGTGGTCAGCCAAAGAAGGGATTGGTTTCGTACCTGAAGTACCGAAAAAAAAGGGCGAAAAATGTAGTGTTAAAGTAGATAATGTTGAGAAGAAAGATCGAGAAAATGGATCGACAGGGTTATATGTAGGGAAAGAAGTGAGGGTAGTGAGAGGAAAAGAAATGGGGTTGAAAGGGGTTGTTTTGGAGGTGAAAAGTGGTGGGGATTTGGTGGTTTTGAAGGTTGCGAAACGTGATGGTGAGGTGAAAGTTAAGGTACGGGATGTGGCGGATTTGGGTTCGGTGGAGGAGGAGAGGTGTTTGaagaagttgaaagaattgaagattAGAGAAGAAAAGAGTAATCTTGATGATAGGAGGAGTAGAGGCGAAGGGACGAtagagaggaaaaaggaaagtaaaagaAGTAGagatgaaaggagtgatgataAGGTGTCTTGGCTTGCTAGTCATATTAGAGTTAGGATTATAAGTAAGGATTTAAAAAGGGGAAGATTGTATTTAAAGAAAGGGGAAATTATGGATGTGGTTGGGCCgacttgttgtgatttatgtATGGATGAAACTAGGGAGTTGATACAAGGTGTGGATCAGGATTTGCTCGAGACGGCTCTTCCAAAGCGTGGTGGTCCCGTTCTTGTTCTGTATGGTAGGCACAAAGGTGTGTATGGTCACTTGGTTGAGAAGGATAGTGAGAATGAGACTGGAATTGTCCGAGATGGTGATACGAAGGAGTTACTCAAAGTGCGACTTGAACAAATTGCTGAGTATCTTGGGGATCCGAGCTATATTGGTTATTGA